gtggaggtgaataATGAGGTGAGTGAGGATAGAGTTGAgtgtgggggtgagggagggtagGGTAAGTATGGAGGAGTGATGGTGGAGGTGagagtgggggtgagggaggttGGAGGTGAGTATGGTGGTGAGTGaggatggaggtgagggtggaggtgatggAGGGTGAAGGTGAGGGTGGGTGGAGATAAGTATAGAGGTGAGTGAGAGTgttgagggagggtggaggtgagggtggatgTGAGTGAGGGTGGAAGTGAgtatggaggtgagggagggtagaggtgagggtggaggtgagaggatggaggtgagaGTGGAGGTGAGTATGGAgttgagggagggtggaggtgagtatGGAAGTGTGAGGGTGGAAATGAGTGTGGAGGTGAGCGAGGGTGAATGTGGGAATGGAGGTGTGAGGGTGGAGGTTAGTGTGGAGGTGAgaaagggtggaggtgagggtggaggtgggggagggtgaaGTTGAGGGTGCAGGTGAGGGAGAGTGGAGGTGACTATTGAGGTGAGGGaggatggaggtgagggagggtggaggtgagggagggtggaggtgagggagggtggaggtaagtattattatttttttttacaaatattttgtttattttaatgaagctGGTACAGACAATGTCCATTTAAAACCCATATCCCAGGCCAAAAAGTACAAATAATGTCAAAAAGAGCAGCGTTCTGCTGTATACACCTCTGCATGAATAACTTTAACTGCTAATGAAAATTAGAACTTTTCTGAGATCTTCTGACAAGATTTTTGTTTCATCTTAAAATGCTTTCTCTTCAGTGAAGCCATCTTTGGAGTTAGTCATTATTTTCACCACCTCTGTCACCTTGGCTCCAACCTGATATTCCTCTTCTTTTGGTCCAGACGCTCAGATTCTAAAAGTAGCTTCAAGTTAAGGAAAGGTCATTTTTCCACAGTTCAGTTCTCTGAAACACTTCCATCTCCCACTGAAAGTCACAGTCCAGGAGTGAAGCGATCACATGCTAGAACTTCAGGGCCAATTGGAAAGTCATTATGAACACTCACATTAGTCAATCTTATTTATCACAAGCCTATAAATGCACAGTCCTGGAAAAGGCGGGCTTTCTGTGCACAcacgtaatttttaaaaaggagagggtGATATGAATGGGGCTGAGGTTTGATCACCAAAAATCAgcacaatgaaaacaaacaataatgaaaaatgagCACTAGAATTCAAATTACCAGATGTTCTAAAGAGATGGGATGCCAGTTTTCAATTCTGTTTTGAACACCACATTACAaaagaactattttaaaaaataaaaaaggattaagggaaaagaaaaaaaataaaaatatctgagtTGTTGAACGACCCCCTGTTTGTTCCTGATAAACTTCAATCACATCTTCTTCCTCCATTCCCAATTCTTTTGGAGTGTGATTATCAGCAATTCTCTGACCTTCAAAGAGAAACCTGAGTGAATTCATGGGAACTCCCTGTCTTTGACAGTATGATTCTTTGAGTTTCTTGAGATGTGTTGTCATTTTCACTTTGAAG
This Kogia breviceps isolate mKogBre1 unplaced genomic scaffold, mKogBre1 haplotype 1 scaffold_265, whole genome shotgun sequence DNA region includes the following protein-coding sequences:
- the LOC131749671 gene encoding small ubiquitin-related modifier 1-like; the encoded protein is MSDQEAKPSTEDLGDKKEGDYVKLKVIGQDSSEIHFKVKMTTHLKKLKESYCQRQGVPMNSLRFLFEGQRIADNHTPKELGMEEEDVIEVYQEQTGGRSTTQIFLFFFFSLNPFLFFKIVLL